Part of the Pseudomonadota bacterium genome is shown below.
CGTTACGCCGTGGAAGTGAATGGCGAGATCGTGCCGCGCAGCCTGCACGCCGAGCAGCAACTGCGCGATGGTGACCGCGTCGAGGTGGTGGCCGCCATCGGCGGCGGCTGA
Proteins encoded:
- the thiS gene encoding sulfur carrier protein ThiS, with translation MRVMLNGASREVPAALSIAELIALLEVRGRYAVEVNGEIVPRSLHAEQQLRDGDRVEVVAAIGGG